In Gossypium arboreum isolate Shixiya-1 chromosome 6, ASM2569848v2, whole genome shotgun sequence, the following are encoded in one genomic region:
- the LOC108485532 gene encoding dehydration-responsive element-binding protein 3-like produces the protein MAELQHSETESSSNSISSPPLSPSNSTPNSTTTTPNHKPETFTSGSTKKPKRMRDSSKRTVYRGVRMRNWGKWVSEIREPRKKSRIWLGTFPTPEMAARAHDVAALSIKGNSAILNFPELADSLPRPVSLAPRDVQAAAAKAAQMDKFDSPSSSSSSSSTSMSTSTLSSSSSVSSLVSHMELSSGPDELSEIVELPSLGTSYDSVESKNEFVFMDSVDGWLYPPPLLQNMEDCGYVCDQLVVPESILQNGFEQGLLWDY, from the coding sequence ATGGCTGAGCTACAACATTCAGAGACAGAGAGCAGCTCCAATTCAATCTCATCGCCGCCGCTATCACCATCTAACTCAACCCCTAACTCAACTACTACGACCCCAAACCATAAACCCGAAACTTTCACTTCAGGTTCTACTAAAAAACCCAAGAGAATGAGGGACTCGAGCAAGCGCACCGTTTACCGGGGTGTCCGAATGCGAAACTGGGGCAAATGGGTGTCCGAAATTCGGGAGCCACGTAAGAAATCCCGCATTTGGCTGGGCACTTTCCCTACCCCAGAAATGGCAGCTCGTGCGCATGATGTAGCCGCTTTGAGCATCAAAGGCAACTCCGCCATCCTCAACTTCCCCGAACTGGCCGACTCGTTACCTCGGCCCGTCTCTTTAGCACCACGTGACGTCCAAGCCGCGGCAGCCAAAGCTGCCCAAATGGACAAATTCGACTCcccatcatcttcttcttcttcttcttcgactTCTATGTCCacttcaacattatcatcttcgTCATCGGTTTCCTCTTTGGTTTCTCACATGGAGTTGTCTTCTGGGCCAGACGAGTTAAGCGAGATAGTGGAGTTGCCGAGCCTCGGGACTAGTTACGATTCAGTCGAGTCGAAGAACGAGTTTGTTTTCATGGACTCAGTGGATGGGTGGTTGTACCCTCCGCCATTGCTTCAAAATATGGAAGATTGTGGGTATGTTTGTGATCAATTAGTAGTGCCAGAAAGcattttacaaaatggttttGAACAAGGCTTGCTATGGGATTattag